From Halobacteriovorax sp. GB3, a single genomic window includes:
- a CDS encoding calcium/sodium antiporter, with product MLLQVFLLVLAIVMLYYGAEFALESAEKIGLYFGLSPLVIGLVIVGFGTSLPEFFVSQLATFRGESGIALGNIVGSNIANLFLILGASGLFETLYIQRQEIKIQFILHLVLTVLLTIVLFQAKLYVWCSLLLLGFFSFYMWDTFKQMSKQRHLTHFDSHDEKVQLHAMDFVKLLAGFVLLYGGGEVLVSSGTEIGKIAGISPYVISAVFVAFGTSFPELVTALLACYRKKNTDIITGNIIGSNIFNVSFVLTSLGIYDVSIDQSFNVEIGVLMFASVFLLALVYMKKNFARLSGAIFLSLYIGVVYYWATNAPV from the coding sequence TTACTACGGAGCTGAATTTGCTCTTGAGTCGGCCGAAAAAATTGGTCTATATTTCGGACTTTCTCCACTTGTTATCGGACTCGTCATTGTTGGTTTTGGAACGTCTCTACCTGAGTTCTTTGTTTCTCAACTTGCGACTTTTAGAGGAGAGAGTGGAATTGCTCTAGGGAATATTGTTGGATCAAATATTGCTAATTTATTTTTAATTCTCGGGGCCTCAGGTCTTTTTGAAACGCTCTACATCCAAAGACAAGAGATCAAGATTCAGTTTATTCTTCACCTCGTACTAACTGTTCTTTTAACGATCGTTCTCTTTCAAGCAAAGCTCTACGTTTGGTGTTCACTACTTCTTCTTGGATTCTTCTCTTTTTATATGTGGGATACTTTCAAGCAAATGTCTAAGCAGCGCCATCTCACTCACTTTGATTCGCACGATGAAAAAGTTCAACTTCACGCAATGGATTTTGTAAAACTCCTTGCTGGTTTTGTTCTTCTTTATGGTGGGGGAGAGGTTCTTGTAAGTTCTGGTACAGAGATTGGAAAGATCGCTGGAATTAGCCCTTATGTTATCTCTGCTGTCTTTGTGGCCTTTGGAACTTCATTTCCTGAACTTGTGACGGCACTACTAGCTTGTTATAGAAAGAAGAACACGGATATCATTACGGGAAATATCATCGGATCTAATATCTTCAATGTCTCATTTGTTTTAACAAGTCTTGGGATTTACGATGTCTCTATTGATCAATCATTTAATGTTGAAATTGGGGTCTTGATGTTTGCCTCAGTCTTTTTACTGGCATTAGTTTATATGAAAAAGAACTTCGCTCGCCTTTCGGGAGCGATCTTTCTTTCTCTTTACATTGGTGTGGTTTATTACTGGGCCACGAATGCACCAGTATAA